One segment of Pseudoalteromonas rubra DNA contains the following:
- a CDS encoding TerB family tellurite resistance protein → MRLFAQLRKFINNLAQQPESQQAPDFTTALAALMVEIMRADGETHADECHMIARLLTQHSGISTQASGLIRDQAISMVDEAIDLHRFVRVVNAHTGELERIEVIELLWLVAYADGRLDPHEEHMVRKIAGLLYVAHADFISAKLTARQQLGLTD, encoded by the coding sequence GTGCGCTTGTTTGCACAACTGAGAAAGTTCATAAATAACCTGGCTCAACAGCCAGAGTCTCAACAGGCACCTGACTTTACGACAGCATTGGCTGCATTGATGGTGGAGATTATGCGCGCCGATGGTGAAACCCACGCGGATGAATGCCATATGATTGCTCGGCTGCTGACCCAGCATAGTGGCATTTCAACACAGGCCAGCGGGCTCATTCGCGATCAGGCCATCTCTATGGTAGATGAAGCGATTGATTTGCATCGATTTGTGCGTGTTGTGAACGCACATACCGGGGAACTTGAGCGTATCGAAGTGATTGAATTACTTTGGTTAGTGGCCTATGCCGACGGTCGTTTAGATCCCCACGAAGAACATATGGTCCGAAAAATCGCAGGCCTGCTGTACGTGGCACATGCTGACTTTATCTCAGCCAAACTCACTGCCCGTCAACAGCTCGGGCTCACTGATTAG
- a CDS encoding penicillin acylase family protein, with amino-acid sequence MKSFTLGFAGLAILMGSTQAAPLFPPALTNPHSNEAVSVTRTQFGIAHVKAHSLYGLGYGNAYAQAQDHSCLLADGYLRLRGERAQYLGAHRNEGDNYFLMSDIGYRILDLPGRATQQYSSLSASTRALAEGFAAGYNQYLEEVAAGNAQLDEICRDAPWVKPITAQDVIANVLLMGVQGSVGRLLPQLVQAGPDSETTPAQQSYSMTLTPAEQLTQGSNGWAIGKALSHNGRGMVLANPHFPFNGNFRFWTHHATVPGELDVMGASVLGMPGVVNIGFNRNLAWTHTYSTALHHVFYELTLDPDNPRRYRYKGQWHTMRERHIQVPVKTATGMQTHTHTAYATQFGLMLEDPERFPWQGGVAYAVSDVNLDNFSAIDHWLSYNRAASVAQLREASRRFNGLSFNNTLAADKYGNAFYTDDSNVPNLSAAALHWLQTDPKSAAIFAATGQVVLPGDREEMMFDGAVELAEAPSLSRRDYVQNSNDSFWLSNASQPLRNVSPLYGPVDVQQTERSRYAYALLRSGSGRDGRFNLDELEHIMLGNGSYFASERGVIAGLCQQYAGQRWALNEQLEVDVDPVCAAFAQWDGRFDLTSKAAHLAREFFRVLDRRQDFVVPFNPRFPTTTPHTIKSDPEILKKLLRAAADLQHYGFALDAPFAEIQYMQKGTERLSWAGPEHQSGGFNVFATHNTMDLTSFAAQPSAPLTSVVDGRPLWSGLREAGYGVNFGSSWMMVVGFDDNGPVARGLLSYSQSANRDSEHFSDSSRHYSAQQGLVELPFYPWQVSINKLSTTKLIVKKD; translated from the coding sequence ATGAAATCATTTACACTGGGCTTTGCAGGGCTCGCTATTTTGATGGGCAGCACACAGGCTGCCCCACTTTTCCCCCCAGCCCTGACAAACCCGCATAGCAACGAAGCTGTAAGCGTCACCCGCACCCAATTCGGTATCGCCCATGTCAAAGCACACAGTTTGTATGGGCTGGGCTATGGTAATGCTTATGCCCAGGCGCAAGATCATAGTTGTCTGCTGGCTGACGGTTACTTGCGACTGCGCGGAGAGCGGGCGCAATATCTTGGTGCACATCGTAATGAGGGAGATAATTACTTCCTGATGTCGGATATTGGCTATCGTATTCTGGACCTGCCCGGTCGAGCCACACAGCAATATTCGAGTTTATCGGCGAGTACGCGTGCATTGGCGGAAGGCTTTGCTGCGGGATACAATCAGTATCTTGAGGAAGTAGCCGCGGGTAACGCGCAACTGGACGAGATTTGTCGCGATGCTCCCTGGGTTAAGCCGATAACGGCACAGGATGTGATTGCTAACGTATTGCTTATGGGTGTGCAGGGTAGTGTGGGTAGGCTACTACCACAGCTAGTGCAGGCAGGGCCAGATAGTGAGACAACCCCAGCACAACAGAGTTACTCGATGACACTGACACCCGCTGAGCAGCTCACACAGGGGTCAAATGGTTGGGCGATTGGTAAAGCCCTGAGCCACAATGGACGAGGTATGGTGCTCGCCAACCCTCATTTTCCGTTCAATGGTAATTTTCGCTTCTGGACACATCACGCCACTGTACCCGGTGAGCTGGATGTGATGGGGGCGTCCGTTCTCGGGATGCCTGGTGTGGTCAATATCGGCTTTAACCGCAACCTGGCCTGGACCCACACCTATTCAACGGCACTACATCATGTGTTTTATGAACTGACGCTGGACCCGGACAACCCACGCCGATATCGTTATAAAGGTCAGTGGCATACGATGCGCGAACGTCACATCCAGGTTCCGGTTAAAACGGCTACCGGGATGCAAACGCACACCCATACTGCGTATGCCACACAGTTTGGTTTAATGCTTGAAGATCCTGAGCGCTTCCCCTGGCAGGGTGGGGTTGCCTATGCCGTCAGTGATGTAAATCTGGATAACTTCTCAGCAATAGACCATTGGTTGTCATACAACCGGGCCGCATCAGTAGCGCAATTGCGCGAAGCATCAAGGCGGTTTAATGGCTTGTCTTTTAATAATACGCTGGCAGCGGATAAATATGGTAACGCCTTCTATACCGACGACTCCAATGTCCCTAACCTGTCAGCGGCTGCTCTACACTGGTTACAGACTGACCCAAAATCTGCTGCTATTTTTGCCGCCACAGGTCAGGTGGTGTTGCCTGGCGATCGTGAAGAGATGATGTTTGATGGTGCCGTTGAGCTGGCCGAGGCACCGTCACTTAGCCGTCGTGATTATGTGCAAAACTCCAATGATTCTTTCTGGCTGAGCAATGCCTCACAACCACTGCGCAATGTCTCTCCTTTGTATGGTCCGGTGGATGTACAACAAACGGAGCGTAGTCGGTATGCTTATGCGTTATTGCGCTCAGGGTCAGGACGAGATGGTCGTTTCAACCTGGACGAACTGGAGCATATCATGCTCGGTAACGGCAGTTATTTTGCCAGTGAGCGCGGTGTTATCGCCGGCTTATGCCAGCAATATGCGGGCCAACGTTGGGCTTTGAACGAACAGCTTGAAGTTGATGTAGATCCCGTCTGTGCGGCGTTCGCACAATGGGATGGACGCTTTGACCTGACATCGAAAGCGGCACATCTGGCGCGCGAATTTTTCCGTGTGCTCGACAGGCGTCAGGATTTTGTGGTGCCGTTTAATCCCAGGTTTCCAACTACCACACCGCACACGATTAAATCTGACCCTGAGATCCTGAAAAAATTGCTCCGTGCTGCGGCTGATCTGCAGCACTATGGTTTTGCACTGGATGCGCCATTTGCTGAGATCCAGTATATGCAAAAGGGCACGGAGCGTTTGTCGTGGGCTGGGCCTGAACATCAAAGTGGCGGGTTCAATGTGTTTGCAACCCACAATACGATGGATCTGACCAGTTTTGCCGCGCAGCCATCGGCGCCACTTACCAGTGTGGTTGATGGGCGACCATTATGGTCTGGACTACGTGAGGCAGGCTATGGTGTGAACTTTGGTTCTAGCTGGATGATGGTGGTGGGCTTTGATGACAATGGTCCGGTTGCCCGCGGTTTGCTGAGTTATTCGCAAAGTGCCAATCGTGACTCAGAGCATTTTAGTGACAGTAGCCGCCATTATAGTGCGCAACAGGGGTTGGTCGAATTGCCATTTTATCCCTGGCAGGTGTCAATCAATAAGCTCAGTACGACCAAACTGATCGTGAAAAAAGACTAA
- the leuC gene encoding 3-isopropylmalate dehydratase large subunit has translation MAHTLYDKIWQAHVVASINEQTDLLYIDRHLVHEVTSPQAFAGLREKNRAVRCPHKTFATMDHNVSTKTRSIDAASEVSKNQLQALAQNCQEFGIELYDLSSVNQGIVHVMGPEQGITLPGTTIVCGDSHTSTHGAFGALAHGIGTSEVEHVLATQTLQQKKAKSLKIEIIGTLRPTVTAKDLIMAVIGKLGTAGGTGFVAEFCGTAIEALSMEARMTLCNMSIEMGAKAGLIAPDQTTYDYLKGRPFAPQGEEFDQAVTYWQTLHTDPDAVFDSEVIISADEIQPQVTWGTSPEQVIGIDEAIPDPEIEPDLIKAEAMRSALRYMGLRAGQKLTDAKVDTVFIGSCTNSRIEDLRAAAQVVAGKQVASGVEALIVPGSGLVKQQAEREGLADIFTAAGFEWREPGCSMCLAMNDDRLGMGKRCASTSNRNFEGRQGRGGRTHLVSPAMAAAAAIAGHFTDIQGEQA, from the coding sequence GTGGCACATACATTATACGACAAAATCTGGCAGGCCCATGTGGTCGCCAGTATTAACGAACAAACCGATTTACTCTATATCGACAGGCATCTGGTACATGAAGTGACCTCGCCGCAGGCATTTGCTGGCTTACGTGAAAAAAATCGCGCGGTACGTTGCCCGCATAAAACCTTTGCGACCATGGATCACAATGTGTCGACCAAAACTCGCTCTATTGATGCGGCAAGTGAAGTCAGTAAAAACCAGCTTCAGGCTCTGGCACAGAACTGTCAGGAGTTCGGCATTGAGCTTTATGATCTGAGCTCAGTGAATCAAGGCATTGTGCATGTGATGGGTCCTGAGCAGGGGATCACCTTGCCTGGCACAACGATCGTTTGCGGTGACAGTCATACCTCAACGCATGGTGCATTTGGTGCATTGGCCCATGGGATCGGTACCTCTGAGGTAGAGCATGTGTTGGCAACTCAGACTCTTCAGCAGAAGAAAGCAAAATCATTGAAAATTGAGATCATAGGCACATTGCGGCCCACTGTCACAGCCAAGGATCTGATCATGGCTGTGATCGGTAAACTGGGGACTGCCGGGGGCACGGGCTTCGTCGCGGAGTTTTGCGGTACGGCTATTGAGGCCTTGTCAATGGAAGCGCGGATGACACTGTGCAATATGAGTATTGAAATGGGCGCTAAGGCTGGATTGATCGCGCCGGATCAGACGACGTATGATTATCTTAAAGGTCGCCCGTTCGCACCGCAGGGCGAAGAGTTTGATCAGGCCGTCACCTACTGGCAAACTCTGCACACCGATCCCGACGCAGTCTTTGATAGCGAAGTGATCATCAGTGCTGATGAGATCCAACCTCAGGTCACCTGGGGCACCAGCCCTGAGCAAGTGATCGGGATTGATGAGGCCATTCCGGATCCGGAAATTGAACCGGATCTGATCAAAGCTGAGGCCATGCGCAGTGCATTGCGTTACATGGGACTTCGGGCAGGCCAGAAGCTGACCGATGCGAAAGTGGATACGGTGTTTATTGGCTCTTGTACTAACAGCCGCATTGAAGATTTGCGTGCCGCGGCTCAGGTTGTAGCAGGCAAACAGGTTGCCAGTGGCGTTGAAGCGCTCATTGTGCCGGGGTCAGGTTTGGTCAAGCAACAGGCTGAACGCGAAGGGCTGGCGGACATTTTTACGGCAGCCGGCTTTGAATGGCGTGAACCGGGTTGCTCTATGTGCCTGGCAATGAATGACGATCGACTTGGGATGGGTAAACGCTGTGCGTCAACCTCCAATCGCAATTTCGAAGGGCGTCAGGGTCGCGGTGGCAGAACCCATTTAGTGAGCCCTGCAATGGCCGCGGCTGCTGCGATTGCGGGTCACTTTACTGATATTCAAGGAGAGCAGGCATGA
- a CDS encoding MbtH family protein, translated as MSFDNENGTFKVLINQEEQYSLWPSYKSVPGGWQDVGVEGDKETCLAYINAHWTDMRPLSLRQAMDQ; from the coding sequence ATGAGCTTTGATAACGAAAATGGCACCTTCAAGGTCCTGATTAACCAGGAAGAACAATATTCACTTTGGCCCAGTTATAAAAGCGTGCCCGGTGGCTGGCAAGATGTGGGTGTTGAAGGCGATAAAGAGACTTGCCTGGCCTACATCAATGCGCACTGGACTGATATGCGTCCATTAAGCCTTCGCCAGGCGATGGATCAGTAA
- a CDS encoding non-ribosomal peptide synthetase encodes MTATTIMDRLAHHAAQQPQQTALICVDKKAHTRWSFQALYEQSLQLAGHLQHHVSAGDRALILMDTGIEYVTSFLACQHLGVTAIPSFPPESTKAQHIARTVGIAEDASARLVLTTSRFTETVAGMCEALDGIVMQVVDELNTPAPEAPRHSAHSDEIAFLQYTSGSTAKPKGVMVSHGNLLANEAVITERMQTTQSDVMVSWLPLFHDMGLIGGLLQPIYVGYPLVLCSPRFFMERPARWLQLIGEYGGTVSGGPDFSFRLCLERIRDKQLADLDLSTWRVAFSGAEPIRHDTLLDFAERFAPQGMQASAIYPCYGLAEGTLMVTGTEAGGGAVIRAFDNQGLASGRAEVVDARDLRDSDAYCHQVGCGQVASNHLLRITCPQSHRALADGEIGEIWSAGPSIALGYWQNEQATQDTFVELDGHRWLRTGDVGYVFDGQLYISGRQKDLIIMNGHNVYPQDIERAIEAELSFVRKGRVSAFPVPSEDSGEGIGLAIETSNSYRNEVPAQQTALIVRDFITEHFAACPELVLLLDQGGLPKTSSGKLQRSACLKLRNANELASYGDFDLTQLQQLTAQGSLPGNAHWDELTQQLAQCWQSVLRYPVNHDDADFFALGGSSIKAAQLLARVQNELDCQLDPSSLFAAHRFGDFCQRVRDVKDAPSVQITPQQLSDYPLSAQQQRQLFLWQLEPNSSAYHIGATMQLAGKVDPQRLEQACAQVLAQQPALQQAYFKTTDGQWRQRTAAQPLQWQFHDLCNAADASTQADALQRTCYETPFALGDGENFRAALISESDQTHRLVLVMHHIASDAWSFDLLLGAISRHYNALCNNAEDGGVLEYNDIQYGDFALWQQEWLTSEAAATQLNYWQERLDGQGDEELLAPEQARRSDLAAPMGVMRFTLDHKHTDKLQQLAHSQSASLFMLLLSSLQVLFYRLSGKRQPQIGVAVANRNLAQLHNLVGFFINTQVIRGSVSPEQSFTQLLEACKQTALDAQRYQDYPFEKLVEVLNPQRALGQTPLFQVMFNHLEQDVAKTLTLADCTTVDAQSLQQQAQFDLSIDSRLDEQGQLSIELQYNQALYQQSTIARLSEAYQQLLNQLPQQAQLAIGNLSLGAEQAQLPEAATGTAASAPAAQWLTSVSEYAASNPDATAVIFDDQHYSYEWLEQTANRLAHGLIGQGLGGQVVGIMQARKPLMLASVLACLKASAAYLPLDPNFPQTKLAHMVNDSGCAAILGEQTDITLPVSCISPLALLSEYHEHSTVPVVVHHARSLAYLNYTSGSTGLAKGVAIEHQALASYIESAKVFIALSHQDVVLQFATINFDAFVEQVFPSWAVGAAVVLRGDTLWDAETLYQQAQRHGITVMDLSAAYWRSIAASWARMATTTPLSLPNLRQVHSGGEAMSEQGISDWRAAGLGEVRLLNTYGPTEIVVEAAIHDCRTLNAGEVVPLGHALNGRRLYVLDHNLQPVAEGQVGELYIGGDILARGYWQRPAQTATSFIADPFADTGARMYASGDLVSWQNGALHYHGRSDHQVKIRGFRVELGEIETRLTQLPDVDMAVVITEQQAQALSLIAYVQSDRHDDPDYVVRLKRALAEQLPDYMVPAQIVALAQLPINASGKLERQQLPKVTSAQAPSVSTAANQTEQALEAVWAKHLAMSQVDRNANFFDLGGHSLLLMAVFDDLKPQFAQLQLTDLFAYPSIASLAAYLDQSQTTQSQTNSAPSGARQRRGMGAVAARKRKVRES; translated from the coding sequence ATGACCGCCACGACGATAATGGATCGCCTTGCCCACCATGCAGCACAACAGCCACAACAAACCGCGCTGATCTGCGTAGATAAAAAAGCACACACACGCTGGAGTTTTCAGGCGTTGTATGAACAGAGTTTACAGCTGGCAGGGCATCTGCAGCACCACGTCAGTGCGGGTGATCGTGCCTTGATCCTGATGGATACCGGCATTGAATATGTGACCAGCTTTCTTGCTTGTCAGCATTTGGGCGTGACTGCCATACCTAGTTTTCCACCCGAGTCGACGAAAGCGCAACATATTGCTCGTACCGTGGGGATTGCCGAAGATGCCAGTGCTCGCCTGGTGCTGACAACTTCGCGATTCACAGAAACAGTCGCGGGTATGTGCGAGGCACTGGATGGGATTGTTATGCAGGTGGTAGACGAATTAAACACGCCTGCGCCTGAAGCACCGCGCCACTCAGCGCACAGTGACGAGATTGCCTTCTTACAGTACACCTCGGGCTCAACCGCCAAACCAAAAGGCGTGATGGTCAGTCATGGTAATTTGCTGGCCAATGAAGCGGTGATCACCGAACGAATGCAAACAACTCAATCCGATGTGATGGTCAGTTGGTTGCCGCTGTTTCATGATATGGGACTGATAGGTGGACTGTTGCAGCCTATCTACGTCGGTTATCCGTTGGTATTGTGTTCACCGCGTTTCTTTATGGAACGTCCGGCTCGCTGGCTACAACTGATCGGTGAATATGGCGGCACTGTCTCTGGCGGCCCCGACTTTTCTTTCCGCCTGTGTCTGGAGCGGATCCGTGACAAGCAGCTGGCAGATTTGGATCTGAGCACTTGGCGCGTTGCGTTCTCGGGTGCAGAACCAATCCGCCACGATACCCTGTTGGATTTCGCGGAGCGTTTTGCACCGCAGGGCATGCAAGCGTCGGCCATTTACCCATGCTATGGTCTGGCTGAGGGTACTTTGATGGTGACTGGCACAGAGGCCGGTGGTGGTGCCGTGATCCGTGCCTTTGACAATCAGGGACTAGCATCGGGCCGGGCAGAAGTAGTCGATGCCCGTGATCTCCGGGACAGTGACGCATACTGCCATCAGGTTGGCTGTGGCCAGGTTGCCAGCAACCACCTGCTCAGGATCACGTGTCCGCAATCGCATCGCGCACTGGCTGATGGTGAAATTGGTGAGATCTGGTCTGCCGGACCCAGTATTGCACTGGGCTACTGGCAGAATGAGCAAGCCACCCAGGATACGTTTGTTGAGCTCGATGGACATCGCTGGCTGAGAACTGGTGATGTTGGTTACGTATTCGACGGTCAACTTTACATCTCAGGTCGACAAAAAGACTTGATCATTATGAATGGCCACAATGTCTATCCGCAGGATATTGAGCGGGCTATTGAGGCTGAACTGAGCTTTGTGCGCAAAGGTCGGGTGTCGGCGTTTCCGGTGCCCAGTGAAGACAGTGGCGAAGGCATTGGCCTTGCAATCGAAACCAGCAACAGCTATCGCAATGAGGTTCCCGCACAGCAAACAGCGTTAATTGTACGTGACTTTATTACTGAGCATTTTGCTGCCTGTCCGGAGCTGGTATTGCTGTTAGATCAGGGGGGCTTGCCAAAAACCTCTAGTGGTAAGCTTCAGCGCAGTGCCTGTTTGAAGTTACGTAACGCCAATGAACTGGCCAGTTATGGTGATTTTGACCTGACTCAGCTGCAACAGCTCACGGCGCAAGGCTCATTGCCAGGCAACGCACACTGGGATGAGCTGACCCAGCAGCTGGCACAATGCTGGCAAAGTGTGCTGCGTTATCCGGTCAATCATGATGATGCGGATTTCTTTGCGCTGGGAGGCAGCTCAATCAAAGCGGCGCAATTACTGGCGCGAGTCCAGAATGAGCTGGATTGTCAGCTCGACCCTAGCAGTTTATTTGCAGCGCATCGCTTTGGTGATTTCTGTCAGCGTGTAAGAGACGTAAAAGATGCACCCAGCGTGCAGATCACCCCTCAACAGTTGAGCGATTACCCGCTCAGCGCACAGCAGCAAAGACAATTATTCTTATGGCAACTGGAGCCCAATAGCAGCGCTTATCACATTGGTGCGACCATGCAGTTAGCCGGTAAAGTGGATCCGCAACGACTTGAGCAGGCCTGTGCTCAGGTGCTGGCCCAACAACCCGCGTTGCAACAAGCCTATTTTAAAACGACGGATGGCCAGTGGCGTCAGCGCACTGCTGCACAGCCCTTACAGTGGCAATTTCATGATCTATGCAATGCCGCAGATGCGAGCACTCAGGCTGACGCATTACAGCGCACTTGCTATGAAACGCCGTTTGCGCTGGGCGACGGAGAGAATTTCCGTGCTGCATTGATCAGTGAGTCTGACCAGACACATCGCCTGGTGCTGGTCATGCACCATATTGCCAGTGATGCCTGGAGCTTCGATTTGTTGTTGGGGGCGATCTCGCGTCACTATAACGCGTTGTGTAACAACGCCGAGGATGGCGGTGTGCTTGAATATAATGACATCCAGTATGGGGACTTTGCACTATGGCAGCAGGAGTGGCTGACCTCTGAAGCTGCCGCGACGCAGCTGAACTACTGGCAGGAACGGCTGGATGGCCAAGGGGATGAGGAGTTACTGGCACCCGAGCAGGCGAGACGCAGTGATTTGGCAGCGCCAATGGGCGTGATGCGTTTTACCTTGGATCACAAACACACCGATAAGCTGCAACAGCTTGCACATAGTCAAAGTGCCAGTCTGTTCATGCTGTTATTGAGTAGTTTGCAGGTGTTGTTTTATCGCCTCAGTGGCAAACGTCAGCCGCAGATTGGCGTGGCGGTTGCCAACCGTAACCTTGCGCAGTTACACAATCTGGTTGGCTTTTTCATCAATACTCAGGTGATCCGTGGCTCGGTATCACCGGAGCAAAGTTTTACTCAGTTGCTGGAAGCTTGCAAACAAACGGCACTGGACGCACAGCGTTATCAGGACTATCCGTTTGAAAAGCTGGTGGAAGTGCTGAATCCACAGCGTGCATTGGGACAGACGCCGCTGTTTCAGGTGATGTTTAACCATCTTGAGCAGGATGTGGCTAAGACACTGACGCTGGCCGACTGTACCACAGTCGATGCGCAATCGTTGCAACAGCAGGCGCAGTTTGACCTCAGTATCGACTCACGGCTGGATGAGCAGGGTCAGCTGAGCATTGAACTACAGTACAATCAGGCGCTCTATCAACAGAGTACCATTGCACGCTTGTCCGAGGCGTATCAGCAACTGCTTAATCAGCTGCCACAACAAGCACAGTTGGCAATTGGTAATCTGTCTTTAGGCGCTGAGCAGGCACAATTACCTGAGGCAGCAACGGGGACTGCAGCTTCGGCGCCGGCTGCTCAGTGGCTGACATCGGTCAGCGAGTATGCTGCTAGTAACCCGGATGCAACCGCGGTGATCTTTGACGATCAACATTATAGCTATGAGTGGCTGGAGCAAACGGCCAACCGGCTTGCCCATGGTCTGATTGGCCAAGGTCTGGGTGGTCAGGTGGTCGGGATTATGCAGGCACGAAAACCCCTGATGCTGGCCTCGGTGCTGGCCTGTTTAAAGGCCAGTGCTGCCTACTTGCCATTGGACCCTAACTTCCCGCAAACGAAGCTGGCACACATGGTCAATGACAGTGGTTGTGCCGCTATCTTGGGTGAACAGACTGACATCACCTTGCCTGTGTCTTGTATTTCTCCACTGGCGTTACTCAGTGAATATCACGAACACAGCACTGTACCGGTTGTGGTCCATCATGCCCGGTCTCTGGCCTATTTAAACTACACCTCTGGCTCGACGGGTCTGGCGAAAGGCGTGGCGATTGAGCATCAGGCGCTGGCCAGCTACATAGAGTCGGCAAAAGTCTTTATTGCATTGAGTCATCAAGACGTTGTACTGCAATTTGCCACCATTAATTTTGATGCCTTTGTGGAGCAAGTGTTCCCCAGCTGGGCAGTGGGTGCTGCTGTGGTTTTGCGTGGTGATACGCTGTGGGACGCTGAGACCCTTTATCAACAGGCGCAGCGCCACGGTATTACCGTGATGGATCTCAGTGCCGCTTATTGGCGCAGCATTGCCGCCAGTTGGGCGCGAATGGCGACCACCACGCCATTGTCACTGCCTAATTTGCGTCAGGTACACTCAGGCGGTGAGGCGATGTCAGAGCAGGGCATTTCGGACTGGCGCGCAGCAGGTCTGGGTGAGGTTCGCCTGCTGAATACCTATGGACCGACAGAGATTGTGGTTGAGGCGGCCATTCATGATTGCCGCACGCTGAATGCGGGCGAGGTTGTGCCGCTGGGCCATGCCCTGAATGGACGCCGTCTTTACGTACTGGATCACAACCTTCAGCCTGTGGCCGAAGGTCAGGTGGGCGAGCTGTATATCGGCGGAGATATCCTGGCGCGCGGGTACTGGCAACGTCCGGCACAGACGGCAACCAGCTTTATCGCCGATCCGTTTGCGGATACTGGTGCTCGCATGTACGCCAGTGGTGATCTGGTTAGCTGGCAAAATGGTGCGCTGCATTATCATGGTCGCAGCGACCACCAGGTTAAAATTCGCGGCTTCCGGGTTGAACTGGGTGAGATTGAGACCCGTCTGACACAGCTGCCAGATGTGGATATGGCAGTGGTGATCACCGAGCAGCAGGCGCAAGCTTTAAGCCTGATAGCCTATGTACAAAGCGACCGTCATGATGATCCAGACTATGTAGTCAGGCTCAAGCGAGCGCTGGCTGAGCAGCTACCTGATTACATGGTCCCGGCGCAGATTGTGGCACTGGCACAGTTGCCCATCAATGCCAGCGGCAAGCTGGAGCGTCAGCAACTACCAAAAGTAACATCCGCGCAGGCCCCGTCAGTCAGCACGGCTGCCAATCAGACCGAGCAGGCACTGGAAGCGGTCTGGGCGAAGCATCTGGCGATGAGTCAGGTTGATCGCAATGCGAACTTCTTCGATTTAGGAGGGCATTCGTTACTGCTGATGGCGGTCTTCGACGATTTGAAGCCACAGTTTGCTCAGTTACAACTGACCGACTTATTTGCCTATCCCAGCATTGCGAGCCTGGCAGCATATCTGGACCAGTCACAAACAACACAGTCACAAACAAACAGCGCCCCGAGTGGCGCCCGGCAGCGTCGCGGCATGGGCGCCGTCGCTGCCCGCAAACGTAAAGTAAGAGAATCATAA
- a CDS encoding RNA polymerase sigma factor: MPQSCEKWSNVIAENEAKLLAYLNNILRCPYLAEDALQDTFIRLSGMSACQNCQVKNSKSFCYQVARNIAIDMLRKQSRESLVDMESVHGEHFDDEESNIETRFIDAQLSEKVNHTIAKLSKRHQNVVSFYRDGRLKQKEIAQMYSISPTLVNFLIKEAIQSCKTELGTAQLTH, encoded by the coding sequence GTGCCGCAGTCGTGTGAAAAGTGGTCAAATGTCATTGCAGAAAACGAAGCCAAGCTACTTGCTTATTTAAACAACATTCTGCGTTGCCCCTATCTCGCTGAGGATGCGTTACAAGATACCTTTATTCGCTTGTCTGGTATGTCAGCCTGTCAGAACTGCCAGGTTAAAAATTCGAAGAGTTTTTGCTATCAGGTTGCCCGCAATATTGCCATTGACATGTTGCGCAAACAAAGTCGAGAAAGTCTGGTTGATATGGAATCTGTGCATGGTGAGCACTTTGATGATGAAGAGTCTAATATTGAAACCCGCTTCATTGATGCACAGCTCTCAGAAAAAGTGAATCACACCATTGCGAAGCTGTCTAAGCGCCATCAGAACGTGGTGAGCTTTTATCGTGACGGACGGTTAAAGCAAAAAGAAATTGCTCAGATGTACAGTATTTCACCTACACTGGTGAATTTCCTGATCAAAGAAGCCATTCAGTCCTGCAAAACCGAGTTAGGTACCGCGCAGCTCACTCACTAA
- the leuD gene encoding 3-isopropylmalate dehydratase small subunit, with amino-acid sequence MSVFHCGLLAPLDKNNVDTDQIIPKQFLTSTSRDGFDKALFYDWRYTDLGEPDPEFILNAPQYQGASVLLTRDNFGCGSSREHAPWALKQYGFTVILAQSFADIFFNNCGNNQMLCISLPASTLDSLFGLCERQADIQIEVDLAAQQLRSEHFAPIAFDVRPDIKARLLSGLDFIGETEQLNTQIDKFEQQLQAARPWQ; translated from the coding sequence ATGAGCGTCTTTCACTGCGGTTTGTTAGCACCGCTGGATAAAAATAATGTCGATACTGATCAAATCATTCCAAAGCAATTTTTAACATCCACCAGCCGGGACGGTTTTGACAAGGCGCTTTTTTACGATTGGCGCTACACAGATCTGGGAGAGCCGGATCCGGAGTTTATCCTTAACGCGCCTCAATATCAGGGGGCCAGTGTACTGCTGACACGGGATAACTTTGGCTGCGGATCATCGCGTGAACACGCACCCTGGGCATTAAAACAATACGGTTTTACGGTGATCCTGGCACAGAGTTTTGCTGATATCTTTTTCAACAATTGCGGCAATAATCAGATGCTGTGCATTAGCCTGCCTGCAAGCACCCTGGATAGCCTGTTTGGCTTGTGTGAACGTCAGGCCGATATTCAGATTGAAGTTGATCTGGCAGCTCAGCAGTTACGCAGTGAGCATTTTGCGCCGATCGCGTTTGATGTCCGTCCGGATATCAAAGCTCGTTTGCTCAGTGGATTGGACTTTATCGGCGAAACTGAGCAGCTAAATACCCAGATAGACAAGTTTGAACAGCAACTTCAGGCAGCGCGTCCCTGGCAGTAG